From Macaca fascicularis isolate 582-1 chromosome 14, T2T-MFA8v1.1, a single genomic window includes:
- the TNKS1BP1 gene encoding 182 kDa tankyrase-1-binding protein isoform X1, whose amino-acid sequence MKVSTLRESSAMASPLPREMEEELVPAGSEPGDTRAKPPVKPKPRALPAKPALPAKPSLLVPVGPRPPRGPLAELPSARKMNMLAGPQPYGGSKRPLPFAPRPVVEASTGGEAIQETGKEEAGKEEPPPLTPPARCAAPGGVRKAPAPFRPASERFAATTVEEILAKMEQPRKEVPASPDRLWGSRLTFNHDGSSRYGPRTYGTTTAPRDEDGSTLSKGRSQEEPVKPAAECQEEHSRTPEERSLPSNLAFNGDLAKAASSELPADISKPWIPSSPAPSSENGGPASPGLPAEASGSGPGSPHLHSPDKSSPCHLQLLEAQSPDASQASPCPAVTPSAPSAALPEEGSHHTPSPGLPAEGAPEAPRPSSPPPEVSEPHSLDQPPATSPRPLIEVGELLDLTRTFPSGGEEEAKGDAHLRPTSLVQRRFSEGVLQSPSQDQEKLGGSLAALPQGQGSQLALDRPFGAESNWSLSQSFEWTFPTRPSGLGVWRLDSPPPSPITEASEAAEAAEAGNLAVSSREEGVSQQGQGAGSAPSGSGRPSSWVQGDDPSMSLPEKGDGESQPQFPAVPLEPLPTTEGSPGLPLQQAEERYESQEPLAGQESPLPLATREAALPILEPVLGQEQPAPPDQPCVLFADTPEPGQALPIEEEAVTLARAETTQPRTEAQDLCRASPEPPGPESSSRWLDDLLASPPPSGGGARRGAGSELKDAQSPSTCSEGLLGWSQKDLQSEFGITGDPQPSSFSPSNWCQGASQDYGLGGASPRGDPGLGERDWTSKYGQGAGEGSTREWASRCGIGQEEMEASSSQDQSEVSAPGVLTAQDRVVGKPAQLGTQRSQEADVQDWEFRKRDSQGTYSSRDAELQDQEFGKRDSLGTYSSRDVSLGDWEFGKRDSLGAYASQDANEQGQNLGKRDHHGRYSSQDADEQDWEFQKRDVSLGTYGSRDAEPQEQEFGKSAWIRDYSSGGSSRTLDAQERGFGTRPLSSGFSPEEAQQQDEEFEKKIPSVEDNLGEGSRDAGRPGQRESGGLFSPSTAHVPDGALGQRDQSSWQNSDASREVGGHQERQQAGAQGPGSAGLEDGEMGKRGWVGEFSLSVGPRREAAFSPGQQDWSPDFCLEASERSYQFGIIGNDRVSGAGFSPSSKMGGGHFVPPGKTTAGSVDWTDQLGLRNLEVSSCVGSGGSSEAREDAVGQMGWSGGLSLRDMNLAGCLESGGSEEPGGIGAGEKDWTSDVNVKSKDLTEVGKGGGHSQARESGVGQTDWSGVEAGEFLKSRERGVGQADWTPDLGLRNMAPGAVCSPGEHKELGVGQMDWGNNLGLRDLEVSCDPESGGSQGLRGCGVGQMDWTRDLAPRNVELFGTPSEAREHGVGGVSQCPEPSLRHNGSLSPGLEARDPLEARELGVGETSGPETQGEDDSSCSLEPHPADRGMETGEALSFGASPGRCPARPRPSGSQGLLEEMLVASSSKAVARRESAALGLGGLLEEEGAGAGAAQEEVLEPGRDSPPSWRPQPDGEASQTEDVDGTWGSSAARRSDQGPAQTSRRPSQGPPIRSPSQDFSFIEDTEILDSAMYRSRANLGRKRGHRAPAIRPGGTLGLSEAADSDARLFQDSTEPRASRVPSSDEEVVEEPQSRRTRMSLGTKGLKVNLFPGLSPSALKAKLRPRNRSAEEGEPAESKSSQKESAVQRSKSCKVPGLGKPLTLPPKPEKSSGSEGSSPNWLQALKLKKKKV is encoded by the exons GTGACACTCGGGCCAAACCCCCTGTCAAGCCCAAACCCCGGGCCCTGCCTGCCAAGCCAGCCCTGCCTGCCAAACCCAGCCTGCTGGTGCCTGTTGGGCCTCGGCCTCCCCGGGGTCCCCTGGCTGAGTTGCCTTCTGCCAGGAAGATGAACATGCTGGCAGGACCCCAACCCTATGGTGGCAGCAAGCGCCCGCTTCCCTTTGCACCAAGGCCTGTGGTTGAGGCCTCCACTGGAGGAGAAGCCATCCAAGAGACTGGGAAAGAGGAGGCTGGGAAAGAGGAGCCACCCCCGTTGACACCCCCAGCTCGATGTGCCGCCCCAGGGGGCGTACGGAAGGCCCCTGCCCCTTTCCGCCCAGCCTCAGAGCGCTTCGCGGCCACCACGGTGGAAGAgatcctggccaagatggagcAGCCTCGGAAGGAGGTCCCTGCCAGCCCTGACCGCCTGTGGGGTTCCCGCCTCACCTTTAACCACGATGGCAGCTCGCGGTATGGCCCCAGGACCTATGGCACGACCACTGCTCCCAGGGATGAGGATGGCAGCACCCTCTCCAAGGGACGGTCCCAGGAGGAGCCAGTAAAGCCTGCAGCCGAGTGCCAGGAAGAGCACAGCAGGACCCCTGAGGAGAG GAGCCTTCCTTCCAACCTGGCCTTCAACGGGGACCTGGCTAAGGCAGCCAGCTCGGAGCTACCTGCTGAT ATTTCCAAGCCCTGGATTCCCTCAAGTCCAGCCCCTTCCTCAGAGAATGGAGGCCCTGCCAGCCCAGGCCTCCCCGCAGAAGCCTCAGGCTCAGGCCCTGGCTCTCCCCATCTTCACTCACCCGATAAGAGTTCTCCCTGCCACTTGCAGCTTCTGGAAGCCCAGAGTCCTGATGCTTCCCAGGCTTCTCCTTGCCCCGCTGTGACTCCATCAGCTCCAAGTGCAGCCCTGCCTGAGGAGGGCTCCCACCACACCCCCAGCCCCGGGCTCCCTGCTGAGGGGGCTCCAGAGGCCCCCAGACCCAGCAGCCCTCCCCCTGAGGTCtcggagccccacagcctggATCAGCCCCCTGCCACCTCGCCCCGGCCCCTGATCGAGGTGGGTGAGTTGCTTGATCTCACTCGGACGTTTCCATCTGGCGGGGAGGAGGAGGCCAAGGGTGACGCACACCTCCGCCCCACCAGCCTGGTTCAGCGCCGATTCTCTGAAGGTGTGCTCCAGTCACCCAGCCAGGACCAGGAGAAGCTGGGGGGCTCGCTGGCTGCCCTGCCCCAAGGCCAGGGGAGCCAGTTGGCCCTGGATCGTCCCTTTGGAGCAGAGTCCAACTGGAGCTTATCACAGTCCTTCGAATGGACCTTCCCCACGCGGCCCTCGGGTCTGGGCGTGTGGCGGCTGGACTCCCCGCCTCCCTCCCCCATCACTGAAGCCAGTGAGGCTGCTGAGGCTGCTGAGGCTGGCAACTTGGCTGTTTCCAGCAGGGAAGAAGGAGTGTCTCAGCAGGGGCAAGGGGCCGGGTCAGCTCCAAGTGGGTCAGGAAGGCCTAGTTCCTGGGTGCAAGGGGATGATCCAAGCATGTCCCTCCCCGAGAAGGGCGATGGGGAGAGTCAACCTCAATTCCCAGCTGTTCCCCTTGAGCCCCTACCTACAACTGAGGGCTCACCTGGGTTACCTTTGCAGCAGGCAGAGGAGAGATACGAGTCGCAGGAGCCCTTGGCTGGACAGGAGTCCCCTCTCCCCCTGGCTACCAGGGAGGCAGCTCTGCCCATCCTGGAGCCGGTCCTGGGGCAGGAGCAGCCAGCACCCCCTGACCAGCCCTGTGTTCTCTTTGCTGATACCCCTGAGCCTGGGCAGGCACTGCCTATCGAGGAGGAGGCCGTGACCCTAGCCCGGGCCGAGACCACCCAACCCAGGACAGAGGCTCAAGACTTGTGTAGGGCATCCCCCGAGCCTCCGGGCCCTGAAAGCAGCTCCCGCTGGCTGGACGACCTCCTGGCTTCACCACCACCTAGTGGTGGCGGTGCAAGACGGGGAGCTGGATCTGAGCTGAAGGACGCACAGTCCCCAAGTACCTGCTCTGAG GGACTCCTTGGCTGGTCCCAGAAAGATCTGCAGAGTGAATTTGGGATCACAGGAGACCCACAGCCCAGCAGTTTCAGTCCTTCCAACTGGTGTCAAGGTGCTTCTCAGGACTATGGCCTTGGGGGTGCAAGCCCTAGAGGAGACCCAGGTCTCGGAGAGAGGGACTGGACCAGCAAGTATGGGCAAGGAGCTGGGGAAGGGAGCACCAGGGAGTGGGCCAGCAGGTGTGGCATCGGCCaggaggagatggaggccagCAGCAGCCAAGACCAGAGTGAAGTGTCTGCCCCAGGGGTGCTCACAGCCCAGGACCGGGTAGTTGGAAAGCCAGCCCAGCTTGGCACTCAGCGgagccaggaggcagatgttCAGGACTGGGAGTTCAGAAAGAGGGATTCCCAGGGCACTTACTCCAGCCGGGATGCGGAACTCCAGGACCAGGAATTTGGGAAGAGAGATTCACTGGGTACTTACAGTAGTCGAGATGTAAGCCTTGGGGACTGGGAATTTGGGAAAAGAGATTCTCTGGGTGCTTATGCCAGCCAAGATGCCAACGAGCAGGGTCaaaatttggggaagagggacCACCATGGCAGGTACAGCAGCCAGGATGCCGATGAGCAGGACTGGGAGTTTCAGAAGAGAGATGTGTCACTTGGCACCTATGGCAGCCGGGATGCAGAGCCGCAGGAACAGGAGTTTGGGAAGAGCGCTTGGATAAGGGACTACAGCAGTGGTGGCAGCTCCAGGACCCTTGACGCCCAGGAAAGAGGCTTTGGAACAAGACCCTTGAGCTCTGGGTTCAGCCCCGAGGAAGCCCAGCAACAGGATGAGGAATTTGAGAAGAAGATTCCAAGTGTGGAAGACAACCTTGGAGAGGGCAGCAGGGATGCTGGCCGGCCAGGACAGAGAGAATCAGGGGGCTTGTTCAGTCCTAGCACTGCCCACGTGCCGGATGGGGCACTCGGGCAGAGAGACCAGAGCAGCTGGCAAAACAGTGATGCTAGCCGGGAGGTGGGAGGGCATCAGGAGAGACAGCAGGCAGGGGCTCAGGGCCCTGGCAGTGCTGGCCTGGAAGATGGGGAGATGGGGAAGCGAGGCTGGGTCGGTGAGTTTAGCCTCAGTGTTGGCCCCCGGAGAGAGGCAGCATTTAGCCCAGGGCAGCAGGACTGGAGCCCGGACTTCTGCCTCGAGGCCAGTGAGAGGAGCTATCAGTTTGGCATCATTGGCAACGACAGAGTGAGTGGTGCTGGCTTTAGCCCTTCTAGCAAGATGGGAGGTGGTCACTTTGTGCCTCCTGGGAAGACCACAGCTGGCTCGGTGGACTGGACTGACCAGCTGGGTCTCAGGAACTTGGAAGTATCCAGCTGTGTGGGTTCCGGGGGCTCAAGTGAGGCCAGGGAGGATGCCGTGGGACAGATGGGCTGGTCAGGCGGCCTGAGCTTGAGAGACATGAACCTGGCCGGCTGTTTGGAAAGTGGAGGGTCTGAAGAGCCCGGGGGAATTGGAGCTGGGGAGAAGGACTGGACTTCTGATGTGAATGTGAAGAGCAAAGATTTGACTGAGGTCGGGAAAGGAGGAGGCCACAGCCAGGCCAGAGAGAGTGGCGTGGGGCAGACCGACTGGTCAGGTGTGGAGGCCGGAGAGTTCCTTAAATCAAGGGAGCGTGGAGTTGGACAGGCAGACTGGACACCTGACCTCGGGCTGAGAAACATGGCCCCAGGGGCAGTCTGCAGTCCTGGAGAGCACAAAGAGCTTGGGGTGGGCCAGATGGACTGGGGTAACAATCTGGGCCTGAGGGATTTGGAGGTGTCCTGTGACCCAGAGTCTGGAGGTTCTCAGGGGCTACGGGGATGTGGGGTGGGGCAGATGGACTGGACCCGGGACTTGGCTCCCCGGAATGTGGAGCTCTTTGGGACTCCGAGTGAAGCCAGGGAGCATGGGGTGGGCGGGGTCAGCCAGTGCCCAGAGCCCAGCCTGAGGCACAATGGCAGCTTGTCCCCTGGCCTGGAGGCCAGAGACCCCTTGGAGGCCAGGGAGCTGGGGGTTGGTGAGACAAGTGGGCCAGAGACCCAGGGTGAAGATGACTCCTCGTGTTCCTTGGAGCCACACCCTGCAGACCGTGGAATGGAGACAGGAGAAGCCCTCAGCTTCGGAGCCAG CCCTGGCAGGTGCCCAGCCCGCCCCCGGCCCTCCGGCTCCCAGGGCCTGCTGGAGGAGATGCTGGTAGCCAGCAGCTCCAAGGCGGTGGCTCGGAGGGAGTCAGCGGCCTTGGGCCTTGGGGGCCTGTTGGAGGAGGAAGGAGCCGGGGCAGGTGCTGCCCAGGAGGAGGTGCTGGAGCCTGGCAGGGACTCTCCACCCTCCTGGAGGCCCCAGCCTGATGGTGAGGCCAGCCAGACAGAAGACGTGGATGGCACGTGGGGCTCTTCAGCAGCCAGGCGGAGCGATCAGGGGCCAGCACAGACTTCTCGGCGGCCCTCCCAAGGCCCTCCCATCAGATCCCCCAGTCAGGACTTCTCCTTCATTGAG GACACCGAGATCCTCGACAGTGCCATGTATCGGAGCCGTGCCAACTTGGGGCGCAAGCGTGGGCACCGGGCCCCAGCCATTCGGCCTGGGGGTACCTTGGGCCTGTCGGAGGCAGCAGACTCGGATGCACGCCTGTTCCAGGACTCTACGG AGCCACGGGCATCTCGGGTGCCATCTTCAGATGAAGAGGTAGTGGAGGAACCTCAGAGCCGCCGGACGCGGATGTCCTTGGGCACCAAGGGGCTGAAAGTCAACCTTTTTCCTGGCCTGAGCCCTTCAGCCCTGAAG GCCAAGCTGCGCCCCCGGAATCGCTCAGCTGAGGAGGGGGAGCCGGCCGAGAGCAAGTCGAGCCAGAAGGAGTCTGCGGTCCAGCGTTCGAAGTCCTGCAAGGTCCCAGGGCTGGGGAAGCCCCTCACGTTACCTCCCAAGCCAGAGAAGTCCTCAGG GTCAGAAGGATCATCGCCCAACTGGCTTCAAGCCCTGAAACTGAAGAAGAAGAAGGTCTGA
- the TNKS1BP1 gene encoding 182 kDa tankyrase-1-binding protein isoform X2, with protein MAQPGDGEASMSVLERLLANAALRDEAGRLRSPEPRALPPTRGLLGWSQKDLQSEFGITGDPQPSSFSPSNWCQGASQDYGLGGASPRGDPGLGERDWTSKYGQGAGEGSTREWASRCGIGQEEMEASSSQDQSEVSAPGVLTAQDRVVGKPAQLGTQRSQEADVQDWEFRKRDSQGTYSSRDAELQDQEFGKRDSLGTYSSRDVSLGDWEFGKRDSLGAYASQDANEQGQNLGKRDHHGRYSSQDADEQDWEFQKRDVSLGTYGSRDAEPQEQEFGKSAWIRDYSSGGSSRTLDAQERGFGTRPLSSGFSPEEAQQQDEEFEKKIPSVEDNLGEGSRDAGRPGQRESGGLFSPSTAHVPDGALGQRDQSSWQNSDASREVGGHQERQQAGAQGPGSAGLEDGEMGKRGWVGEFSLSVGPRREAAFSPGQQDWSPDFCLEASERSYQFGIIGNDRVSGAGFSPSSKMGGGHFVPPGKTTAGSVDWTDQLGLRNLEVSSCVGSGGSSEAREDAVGQMGWSGGLSLRDMNLAGCLESGGSEEPGGIGAGEKDWTSDVNVKSKDLTEVGKGGGHSQARESGVGQTDWSGVEAGEFLKSRERGVGQADWTPDLGLRNMAPGAVCSPGEHKELGVGQMDWGNNLGLRDLEVSCDPESGGSQGLRGCGVGQMDWTRDLAPRNVELFGTPSEAREHGVGGVSQCPEPSLRHNGSLSPGLEARDPLEARELGVGETSGPETQGEDDSSCSLEPHPADRGMETGEALSFGASPGRCPARPRPSGSQGLLEEMLVASSSKAVARRESAALGLGGLLEEEGAGAGAAQEEVLEPGRDSPPSWRPQPDGEASQTEDVDGTWGSSAARRSDQGPAQTSRRPSQGPPIRSPSQDFSFIEDTEILDSAMYRSRANLGRKRGHRAPAIRPGGTLGLSEAADSDARLFQDSTEPRASRVPSSDEEVVEEPQSRRTRMSLGTKGLKVNLFPGLSPSALKAKLRPRNRSAEEGEPAESKSSQKESAVQRSKSCKVPGLGKPLTLPPKPEKSSGSEGSSPNWLQALKLKKKKV; from the exons ATGGCCCAGCCTGGGGACGGGGAGGCCAGCATGTCTGTCCTGGAGCGGCTACTGGCCAACGCTGCGCTGAGGGATGAGGCTGGCCGGCTCCGAAGCCCTGAGCCCAGGGCTCTCCCGCCCACGAGG GGACTCCTTGGCTGGTCCCAGAAAGATCTGCAGAGTGAATTTGGGATCACAGGAGACCCACAGCCCAGCAGTTTCAGTCCTTCCAACTGGTGTCAAGGTGCTTCTCAGGACTATGGCCTTGGGGGTGCAAGCCCTAGAGGAGACCCAGGTCTCGGAGAGAGGGACTGGACCAGCAAGTATGGGCAAGGAGCTGGGGAAGGGAGCACCAGGGAGTGGGCCAGCAGGTGTGGCATCGGCCaggaggagatggaggccagCAGCAGCCAAGACCAGAGTGAAGTGTCTGCCCCAGGGGTGCTCACAGCCCAGGACCGGGTAGTTGGAAAGCCAGCCCAGCTTGGCACTCAGCGgagccaggaggcagatgttCAGGACTGGGAGTTCAGAAAGAGGGATTCCCAGGGCACTTACTCCAGCCGGGATGCGGAACTCCAGGACCAGGAATTTGGGAAGAGAGATTCACTGGGTACTTACAGTAGTCGAGATGTAAGCCTTGGGGACTGGGAATTTGGGAAAAGAGATTCTCTGGGTGCTTATGCCAGCCAAGATGCCAACGAGCAGGGTCaaaatttggggaagagggacCACCATGGCAGGTACAGCAGCCAGGATGCCGATGAGCAGGACTGGGAGTTTCAGAAGAGAGATGTGTCACTTGGCACCTATGGCAGCCGGGATGCAGAGCCGCAGGAACAGGAGTTTGGGAAGAGCGCTTGGATAAGGGACTACAGCAGTGGTGGCAGCTCCAGGACCCTTGACGCCCAGGAAAGAGGCTTTGGAACAAGACCCTTGAGCTCTGGGTTCAGCCCCGAGGAAGCCCAGCAACAGGATGAGGAATTTGAGAAGAAGATTCCAAGTGTGGAAGACAACCTTGGAGAGGGCAGCAGGGATGCTGGCCGGCCAGGACAGAGAGAATCAGGGGGCTTGTTCAGTCCTAGCACTGCCCACGTGCCGGATGGGGCACTCGGGCAGAGAGACCAGAGCAGCTGGCAAAACAGTGATGCTAGCCGGGAGGTGGGAGGGCATCAGGAGAGACAGCAGGCAGGGGCTCAGGGCCCTGGCAGTGCTGGCCTGGAAGATGGGGAGATGGGGAAGCGAGGCTGGGTCGGTGAGTTTAGCCTCAGTGTTGGCCCCCGGAGAGAGGCAGCATTTAGCCCAGGGCAGCAGGACTGGAGCCCGGACTTCTGCCTCGAGGCCAGTGAGAGGAGCTATCAGTTTGGCATCATTGGCAACGACAGAGTGAGTGGTGCTGGCTTTAGCCCTTCTAGCAAGATGGGAGGTGGTCACTTTGTGCCTCCTGGGAAGACCACAGCTGGCTCGGTGGACTGGACTGACCAGCTGGGTCTCAGGAACTTGGAAGTATCCAGCTGTGTGGGTTCCGGGGGCTCAAGTGAGGCCAGGGAGGATGCCGTGGGACAGATGGGCTGGTCAGGCGGCCTGAGCTTGAGAGACATGAACCTGGCCGGCTGTTTGGAAAGTGGAGGGTCTGAAGAGCCCGGGGGAATTGGAGCTGGGGAGAAGGACTGGACTTCTGATGTGAATGTGAAGAGCAAAGATTTGACTGAGGTCGGGAAAGGAGGAGGCCACAGCCAGGCCAGAGAGAGTGGCGTGGGGCAGACCGACTGGTCAGGTGTGGAGGCCGGAGAGTTCCTTAAATCAAGGGAGCGTGGAGTTGGACAGGCAGACTGGACACCTGACCTCGGGCTGAGAAACATGGCCCCAGGGGCAGTCTGCAGTCCTGGAGAGCACAAAGAGCTTGGGGTGGGCCAGATGGACTGGGGTAACAATCTGGGCCTGAGGGATTTGGAGGTGTCCTGTGACCCAGAGTCTGGAGGTTCTCAGGGGCTACGGGGATGTGGGGTGGGGCAGATGGACTGGACCCGGGACTTGGCTCCCCGGAATGTGGAGCTCTTTGGGACTCCGAGTGAAGCCAGGGAGCATGGGGTGGGCGGGGTCAGCCAGTGCCCAGAGCCCAGCCTGAGGCACAATGGCAGCTTGTCCCCTGGCCTGGAGGCCAGAGACCCCTTGGAGGCCAGGGAGCTGGGGGTTGGTGAGACAAGTGGGCCAGAGACCCAGGGTGAAGATGACTCCTCGTGTTCCTTGGAGCCACACCCTGCAGACCGTGGAATGGAGACAGGAGAAGCCCTCAGCTTCGGAGCCAG CCCTGGCAGGTGCCCAGCCCGCCCCCGGCCCTCCGGCTCCCAGGGCCTGCTGGAGGAGATGCTGGTAGCCAGCAGCTCCAAGGCGGTGGCTCGGAGGGAGTCAGCGGCCTTGGGCCTTGGGGGCCTGTTGGAGGAGGAAGGAGCCGGGGCAGGTGCTGCCCAGGAGGAGGTGCTGGAGCCTGGCAGGGACTCTCCACCCTCCTGGAGGCCCCAGCCTGATGGTGAGGCCAGCCAGACAGAAGACGTGGATGGCACGTGGGGCTCTTCAGCAGCCAGGCGGAGCGATCAGGGGCCAGCACAGACTTCTCGGCGGCCCTCCCAAGGCCCTCCCATCAGATCCCCCAGTCAGGACTTCTCCTTCATTGAG GACACCGAGATCCTCGACAGTGCCATGTATCGGAGCCGTGCCAACTTGGGGCGCAAGCGTGGGCACCGGGCCCCAGCCATTCGGCCTGGGGGTACCTTGGGCCTGTCGGAGGCAGCAGACTCGGATGCACGCCTGTTCCAGGACTCTACGG AGCCACGGGCATCTCGGGTGCCATCTTCAGATGAAGAGGTAGTGGAGGAACCTCAGAGCCGCCGGACGCGGATGTCCTTGGGCACCAAGGGGCTGAAAGTCAACCTTTTTCCTGGCCTGAGCCCTTCAGCCCTGAAG GCCAAGCTGCGCCCCCGGAATCGCTCAGCTGAGGAGGGGGAGCCGGCCGAGAGCAAGTCGAGCCAGAAGGAGTCTGCGGTCCAGCGTTCGAAGTCCTGCAAGGTCCCAGGGCTGGGGAAGCCCCTCACGTTACCTCCCAAGCCAGAGAAGTCCTCAGG GTCAGAAGGATCATCGCCCAACTGGCTTCAAGCCCTGAAACTGAAGAAGAAGAAGGTCTGA